The proteins below are encoded in one region of Hordeum vulgare subsp. vulgare chromosome 3H, MorexV3_pseudomolecules_assembly, whole genome shotgun sequence:
- the LOC123441300 gene encoding SKP1-like protein 1A, with product MASSCCKPVLRDQQSRCCRRYAVPPDFAKPPELLLPALHGATEHPGTPISPAVGSIADAAETAEKKLTLKSSDSKVFVVEEAVAMESQTIKHVVEDGCASNIIPLPNVNADILEMVMNSYCKQLVQKCGADTADPTVKTSEPDLKTFDDKFVDVDQKILFGLILAANYLNIKGLLDLTCQKVFDMMKGRTVKEIRKTFNIRNDFTKEEEQEVRRENQWAFE from the exons ATGGCTTCGTCGTGTTGCAAGCCGGTGCTGCGAGACCAGCAAAGTCGCTGCTGCCGGCGTTATGCGGTGCCACCAGATTTTGCGAAGCCACCAGAGTTGCTGCTGCCGGCGCTCCATGGTGCTACCGAA CACCCAGGCACCCCAATCTCCCCTGCGGTCGGATCGATCGCGGACGCTGCTGAGACGGCGGAGAAGAAGCTCACTCTCAAGAGCTCCGACAGCAAGGTGTTCGTGGTGGAGGAGGCGGTAGCAATGGAGTCGCAGACCATCAAGCACGTGGTGGAGGATGGCTGCGCCAGCAACATCATCCCCCTCCCCAACGTCAACGCCGATATCCTTGAGATGGTCATGAACTCGTACTGCAAGCAGCTCGTCCAGAAGTGCGGAGCCGACACCGCAGACCCAACCGTCAAGACCTCCGAGCCGGACC TCAAGACGTTTGACGATAAGTTCGTAGACGTCGACCAGAAAATCCTCTTCGGCCTCATCCTC GCTGCGAACTACCTGAACATCAAGGGGCTGCTGGACCTGACCTGTCAAAAGGTCTTTGACATGATGAAGGGGAGGACTGTAAAGGAGATCCGCAAGACCTTCAACATCAGGAACGACTTCACCAAAGAGGAAGAGCAGGAAGTTCGGAGGGAAAACCAATGGGCCTTCGAATGA